A single genomic interval of Zingiber officinale cultivar Zhangliang chromosome 4A, Zo_v1.1, whole genome shotgun sequence harbors:
- the LOC121970173 gene encoding casein kinase 1-like protein HD16 isoform X3 → MATSSESLCCFCPQPFKRFIEYVVNLKFDEEPNYAKCISLFDELVGPNPDIRPINTDGAQKLIVGQKRGRLTIDEEDEEQPKKKTRVGMPATQWISVYNARRPMKQRYHYNVADARIAQHIHKGNEDGLFISSVASSSNLWALIMDAGTGYTAQVYQLSPLFLHKEWIMEQWERSYYITALAGANNGNSLVVMSKGTQYAQQSYKVSESFPFKWINKKWKEGFFVTAMATAGSRWAVVMSRNAGFSDQVVELDFLYPSEGIHRRWDNGYRITATAATWDQTALVLSIPIRKPIDETQETLRTSAFPSQHAKDKWAKNLYIASICYGRTVS, encoded by the exons ATGGCTACTTCCTCAGAGTCACTGTGTTGCTTTTGCCCACAACCTTTCAAGCGGTTCATTGAATATGTTGTCAATTTGAAGTTTGATGAAGAACCGAACTATGCTAAGTGCATCTCACTATTTGATGAACTAGTAGGTCCAAATCCAGATATCAGACCTATCAACACAGATGGCGCTCAAAAG CTTATTGTTGGTCAAAAGAGAGGCCGACTCACCATTGATGAAGAGGATGAAGAgcaaccaaagaagaaaacccgTGTTGGTATGCCTGCAACACAGTGGATCAGTGTCTACAATGCCAGGAGACCTATGAAACAAAG ATATCACTACAACGTTGCTGATGCAAGGATTGCACAACACATTCACAAAGGAAATGAGGATGGGTTGTTCATTAGTTCGGTTGCTTCTAGTTCAAATTTATGGGCATTAATTATGGACGCTGGCACTGGTTATACTGCCCAAGTTTACCAACTTTCCCCGTTGTTTCTGCATAAA GAGTGGATAATGGAGCAGTGGGAGAGAAGCTACTACATCACTGCTTTAGCTGGGGCAAACAATGGCAACTCCTTGGTTGTAATGTCAAAAG GCACACAATATGCACAACAATCATACAAGGTCAGCGAGTCATTTCCCTTCAAATGGATAAACAAGAAATGGAAGGAGGGTTTCTTTGTAACTGCAATGGCCACTGCAGGAAGTAGATGGGCAGTTGTCATGTCACGAAATGCTGGTTTTTCAGATCAG GTTGTGGAGCTTGATTTCTTATACCCCAGTGAAGGTATACATCGAAGGTGGGATAATGGTTATCGCATCACTGCAACTGCTGCAACATGGGACCAGACTGCTCTAGTTTTAAGTATTCCTATAAGAAAACCTATTGATGAAACACAAGAGACGTTAAGGACATCTGCTTTCCCCAGCCAACATGCCAAG GATAAGTGGGCTAAGAACCTCTACATCGCATCTATCTGTTATGGAAGGACAGTTTCTTGA
- the LOC121970173 gene encoding casein kinase 1-like protein HD16 isoform X1 yields the protein MPELRSGPRRGRAQLNPVPKAARGAAPATRRRGAAVRRKETGDANDLNSPVQQEEIGLVEGEGEGEGRGDPQGNKEEGVADKRMDEFDGGGRNADKLPGAEEEGSTAPLPEKVQIGNSPVYILDRKLGKGGFGQVYVGRRISAVNVDDRITGSNALEVALKFEHRTSKGCNYGPPYEWQVYNTLGGVHGIPRVHYKGRQGDFYVMVMDMLGPSLWDTWNNNSHTMSIEMVACIAIEAISILEKVHSKGYVHGDVKPENFLLGPPGTPQEKKLFLVDLGLATKWRDSVTGQHVEYDQRPDVFRGTVRYASVHAHLGRTGSRRDDLESLTYTLIFLLRGRLPWQGYQGENKGFLVCKRKMATSSESLCCFCPQPFKRFIEYVVNLKFDEEPNYAKCISLFDELVGPNPDIRPINTDGAQKLIVGQKRGRLTIDEEDEEQPKKKTRVGMPATQWISVYNARRPMKQRYHYNVADARIAQHIHKGNEDGLFISSVASSSNLWALIMDAGTGYTAQVYQLSPLFLHKEWIMEQWERSYYITALAGANNGNSLVVMSKGTQYAQQSYKVSESFPFKWINKKWKEGFFVTAMATAGSRWAVVMSRNAGFSDQVVELDFLYPSEGIHRRWDNGYRITATAATWDQTALVLSIPIRKPIDETQETLRTSAFPSQHAKDKWAKNLYIASICYGRTVS from the exons ATGCCCGAGCTGCGTAGCGGGCCGCGAAGAGGCCGAGCGCAGCTGAATCCGGTGCCTAAAGCTGCCCGTGGGGCGGCTCCGGCTACGAGGAGGAGAGGGGCGGCAGTGAGGAGGAAGGAGACGGGCGATGCGAATGATCTGAATAGTCCTGTCCAGCAGGAGGAAATTGGTTTGGTTGAAggtgaaggagaaggagaaggtcggggAGATCCGCAAGGAAATAAGGAGGAAGGAGTCGCGGACAAGAGAATGGATGAGTTCGATGGCGGTGGGAGGAATGCTGACAAGCTTCCTGGCGCTGAGGAGGAGGGGAGCACTGCGCCCCTGCCAGAAAAG GTCCAGATTGGCAACTCACCAGTATATATACTTGATAGGAAACTTGGGAAGGGTGGATTTGGACAAGTATATGTTGGTCGACGAATTTCTGCTGTCAATGTGGATGACAGAATCACTGGTTCCAATGCTTTGGAG GTGGCACTGAAATTTGAGCATCGAACAAGCAAAGGGTGTAACTATGGGCCTCCTTATGAATGGCAAGTCTACAA CACACTAGGTGGAGTTCATGGTATTCCACGAGTTCATTACAAAGGCCGTCAAGGCGACTTTTATGTTATG GTCATGGATATGTTGGGTCCAAGTTTGTGGGACACGTGGAATAACAATTCTCATAC GATGTCCATTGAAATGGTAGCATGTATTGCTATTGAAGCAATTTCTATCCTTGAGAAAGTTCACTCTAAAGG ATATGTTCATGGGGATGTAAAGCCAGAAAACTTCTTACTTGGTCCTCCTGGAACTCCTCAAGAAAAGAAGCTTTTTCTAGTTGATCTTGGATTAG CGACAAAATGGAGGGATAGTGTTACAGGTCAGCATGTTGAGTATGATCAGAGGCCTGATGTTTTCAG GGGAACTGTACGTTATGCTAGTGTTCATGCTCACCTAGGAAGAACTGGAAGTAGGAGAGATGACTTGGAATCACTTACTTATACCCTTATATTTCTTCTCCGAGGTCGTCTACCGTGGCAAGGGTACCAG GGTGAGAACAAAGGCTTCCTTGTCTGTAAGAGAAAAATGGCTACTTCCTCAGAGTCACTGTGTTGCTTTTGCCCACAACCTTTCAAGCGGTTCATTGAATATGTTGTCAATTTGAAGTTTGATGAAGAACCGAACTATGCTAAGTGCATCTCACTATTTGATGAACTAGTAGGTCCAAATCCAGATATCAGACCTATCAACACAGATGGCGCTCAAAAG CTTATTGTTGGTCAAAAGAGAGGCCGACTCACCATTGATGAAGAGGATGAAGAgcaaccaaagaagaaaacccgTGTTGGTATGCCTGCAACACAGTGGATCAGTGTCTACAATGCCAGGAGACCTATGAAACAAAG ATATCACTACAACGTTGCTGATGCAAGGATTGCACAACACATTCACAAAGGAAATGAGGATGGGTTGTTCATTAGTTCGGTTGCTTCTAGTTCAAATTTATGGGCATTAATTATGGACGCTGGCACTGGTTATACTGCCCAAGTTTACCAACTTTCCCCGTTGTTTCTGCATAAA GAGTGGATAATGGAGCAGTGGGAGAGAAGCTACTACATCACTGCTTTAGCTGGGGCAAACAATGGCAACTCCTTGGTTGTAATGTCAAAAG GCACACAATATGCACAACAATCATACAAGGTCAGCGAGTCATTTCCCTTCAAATGGATAAACAAGAAATGGAAGGAGGGTTTCTTTGTAACTGCAATGGCCACTGCAGGAAGTAGATGGGCAGTTGTCATGTCACGAAATGCTGGTTTTTCAGATCAG GTTGTGGAGCTTGATTTCTTATACCCCAGTGAAGGTATACATCGAAGGTGGGATAATGGTTATCGCATCACTGCAACTGCTGCAACATGGGACCAGACTGCTCTAGTTTTAAGTATTCCTATAAGAAAACCTATTGATGAAACACAAGAGACGTTAAGGACATCTGCTTTCCCCAGCCAACATGCCAAG GATAAGTGGGCTAAGAACCTCTACATCGCATCTATCTGTTATGGAAGGACAGTTTCTTGA
- the LOC121970173 gene encoding casein kinase 1-like protein HD16 isoform X2, which yields MPELRSGPRRGRAQLNPVPKAARGAAPATRRRGAAVRRKETGDANDLNSPVQQEEIGLVEGEGEGEGRGDPQGNKEEGVADKRMDEFDGGGRNADKLPGAEEEGSTAPLPEKVQIGNSPVYILDRKLGKGGFGQVYVGRRISAVNVDDRITGSNALEVALKFEHRTSKGCNYGPPYEWQVYNTLGGVHGIPRVHYKGRQGDFYVMVMDMLGPSLWDTWNNNSHTMSIEMVACIAIEAISILEKVHSKGYVHGDVKPENFLLGPPGTPQEKKLFLVDLGLATKWRDSVTGQHVEYDQRPDVFRGTVRYASVHAHLGRTGSRRDDLESLTYTLIFLLRGRLPWQGYQGENKGFLVCKRKMATSSESLCCFCPQPFKRFIEYVVNLKFDEEPNYAKCISLFDELVGPNPDIRPINTDGAQKRGRLTIDEEDEEQPKKKTRVGMPATQWISVYNARRPMKQRYHYNVADARIAQHIHKGNEDGLFISSVASSSNLWALIMDAGTGYTAQVYQLSPLFLHKEWIMEQWERSYYITALAGANNGNSLVVMSKGTQYAQQSYKVSESFPFKWINKKWKEGFFVTAMATAGSRWAVVMSRNAGFSDQVVELDFLYPSEGIHRRWDNGYRITATAATWDQTALVLSIPIRKPIDETQETLRTSAFPSQHAKDKWAKNLYIASICYGRTVS from the exons ATGCCCGAGCTGCGTAGCGGGCCGCGAAGAGGCCGAGCGCAGCTGAATCCGGTGCCTAAAGCTGCCCGTGGGGCGGCTCCGGCTACGAGGAGGAGAGGGGCGGCAGTGAGGAGGAAGGAGACGGGCGATGCGAATGATCTGAATAGTCCTGTCCAGCAGGAGGAAATTGGTTTGGTTGAAggtgaaggagaaggagaaggtcggggAGATCCGCAAGGAAATAAGGAGGAAGGAGTCGCGGACAAGAGAATGGATGAGTTCGATGGCGGTGGGAGGAATGCTGACAAGCTTCCTGGCGCTGAGGAGGAGGGGAGCACTGCGCCCCTGCCAGAAAAG GTCCAGATTGGCAACTCACCAGTATATATACTTGATAGGAAACTTGGGAAGGGTGGATTTGGACAAGTATATGTTGGTCGACGAATTTCTGCTGTCAATGTGGATGACAGAATCACTGGTTCCAATGCTTTGGAG GTGGCACTGAAATTTGAGCATCGAACAAGCAAAGGGTGTAACTATGGGCCTCCTTATGAATGGCAAGTCTACAA CACACTAGGTGGAGTTCATGGTATTCCACGAGTTCATTACAAAGGCCGTCAAGGCGACTTTTATGTTATG GTCATGGATATGTTGGGTCCAAGTTTGTGGGACACGTGGAATAACAATTCTCATAC GATGTCCATTGAAATGGTAGCATGTATTGCTATTGAAGCAATTTCTATCCTTGAGAAAGTTCACTCTAAAGG ATATGTTCATGGGGATGTAAAGCCAGAAAACTTCTTACTTGGTCCTCCTGGAACTCCTCAAGAAAAGAAGCTTTTTCTAGTTGATCTTGGATTAG CGACAAAATGGAGGGATAGTGTTACAGGTCAGCATGTTGAGTATGATCAGAGGCCTGATGTTTTCAG GGGAACTGTACGTTATGCTAGTGTTCATGCTCACCTAGGAAGAACTGGAAGTAGGAGAGATGACTTGGAATCACTTACTTATACCCTTATATTTCTTCTCCGAGGTCGTCTACCGTGGCAAGGGTACCAG GGTGAGAACAAAGGCTTCCTTGTCTGTAAGAGAAAAATGGCTACTTCCTCAGAGTCACTGTGTTGCTTTTGCCCACAACCTTTCAAGCGGTTCATTGAATATGTTGTCAATTTGAAGTTTGATGAAGAACCGAACTATGCTAAGTGCATCTCACTATTTGATGAACTAGTAGGTCCAAATCCAGATATCAGACCTATCAACACAGATGGCGCTCAAAAG AGAGGCCGACTCACCATTGATGAAGAGGATGAAGAgcaaccaaagaagaaaacccgTGTTGGTATGCCTGCAACACAGTGGATCAGTGTCTACAATGCCAGGAGACCTATGAAACAAAG ATATCACTACAACGTTGCTGATGCAAGGATTGCACAACACATTCACAAAGGAAATGAGGATGGGTTGTTCATTAGTTCGGTTGCTTCTAGTTCAAATTTATGGGCATTAATTATGGACGCTGGCACTGGTTATACTGCCCAAGTTTACCAACTTTCCCCGTTGTTTCTGCATAAA GAGTGGATAATGGAGCAGTGGGAGAGAAGCTACTACATCACTGCTTTAGCTGGGGCAAACAATGGCAACTCCTTGGTTGTAATGTCAAAAG GCACACAATATGCACAACAATCATACAAGGTCAGCGAGTCATTTCCCTTCAAATGGATAAACAAGAAATGGAAGGAGGGTTTCTTTGTAACTGCAATGGCCACTGCAGGAAGTAGATGGGCAGTTGTCATGTCACGAAATGCTGGTTTTTCAGATCAG GTTGTGGAGCTTGATTTCTTATACCCCAGTGAAGGTATACATCGAAGGTGGGATAATGGTTATCGCATCACTGCAACTGCTGCAACATGGGACCAGACTGCTCTAGTTTTAAGTATTCCTATAAGAAAACCTATTGATGAAACACAAGAGACGTTAAGGACATCTGCTTTCCCCAGCCAACATGCCAAG GATAAGTGGGCTAAGAACCTCTACATCGCATCTATCTGTTATGGAAGGACAGTTTCTTGA